A genomic segment from Gemmatimonadetes bacterium SCN 70-22 encodes:
- a CDS encoding phosphoribosylamine--glycine ligase, which translates to MKILLLGSGGREHAIAWKLKQDDPSLDLVAAPGNPGIDSLGRCAPVTVTDPAAVVALARAEHPSLVIIGPEAPLAAGVSDALRDAGFRVFGPSRAAAQLEASKRFAKEVMLAAGVPTARATWHGDAESAKRAVRAGGAPVVIKASGLAAGKGVVVAATISEAEEAIDRMFGGAFGAAGAEVLVEEFMEGEELSIFAITDGEHFVLLPGAQDHKRLLEGDAGPNTGGMGAYAPVAVATAGVLRATSERIVAPTLAEMRRRGTPFRGLLYVGLMLTGDGPRVVEFNCRFGDPETQVVLPLIEGDLLPLLIGASVEGGLADAPTVTVRGGAAVTTVVASPGYPEAPTTGAPIVLPPLPEGVVAFHAATRRRDDGALVTAGGRVFAVTAVASTFREAQRLSLVAAESVQFADKVLRRDIGWRELARRAGAS; encoded by the coding sequence GTGAAGATTCTCCTCCTGGGGAGTGGCGGGCGTGAGCACGCCATCGCATGGAAGCTCAAGCAGGATGACCCATCGCTCGATCTGGTAGCCGCTCCGGGAAATCCGGGGATCGATTCGCTCGGCCGCTGCGCTCCGGTCACCGTGACCGACCCGGCGGCCGTGGTCGCATTGGCGCGTGCGGAGCACCCGTCGCTGGTGATCATCGGCCCCGAGGCCCCTCTGGCGGCGGGGGTCAGCGACGCGCTGCGCGACGCGGGCTTCAGGGTGTTCGGCCCGTCGAGGGCGGCGGCCCAGCTGGAGGCGTCGAAGCGCTTCGCCAAGGAGGTCATGCTCGCGGCGGGGGTACCGACCGCGCGGGCAACCTGGCACGGCGATGCGGAGTCGGCCAAGCGCGCGGTTCGCGCCGGTGGTGCTCCGGTGGTCATCAAGGCCAGTGGACTGGCGGCGGGAAAGGGGGTGGTCGTCGCTGCCACGATTTCCGAGGCCGAGGAGGCGATAGACCGGATGTTCGGTGGGGCGTTCGGCGCCGCCGGGGCGGAGGTGCTGGTCGAGGAGTTCATGGAGGGTGAGGAGCTCTCCATCTTTGCCATCACGGATGGGGAGCACTTCGTGCTCCTGCCGGGCGCACAGGACCACAAGCGCCTGCTGGAGGGGGATGCCGGCCCCAACACCGGTGGGATGGGTGCATACGCCCCCGTTGCGGTCGCCACCGCGGGCGTGCTGCGGGCGACCAGCGAGCGCATCGTGGCGCCAACGCTCGCCGAGATGCGGCGCCGCGGGACGCCCTTCCGGGGGCTCCTGTACGTCGGGTTGATGCTCACGGGCGATGGTCCCAGGGTGGTCGAGTTCAACTGCCGATTCGGCGACCCCGAGACCCAGGTCGTCCTCCCACTGATCGAGGGCGATCTGCTGCCGCTCCTGATCGGCGCCTCGGTGGAGGGGGGGCTGGCCGATGCTCCCACCGTCACGGTCCGTGGTGGCGCCGCGGTGACGACGGTGGTCGCCTCTCCGGGCTACCCCGAGGCGCCGACGACCGGAGCACCCATCGTGCTCCCACCGCTCCCCGAAGGAGTCGTCGCCTTCCACGCCGCAACCAGGCGCCGAGATGACGGGGCGTTGGTGACCGCTGGCGGGCGGGTCTTCGCGGTGACGGCGGTGGCCTCGACCTTCCGCGAGGCCCAACGGCTCAGCCTGGTAGCAGCCGAGTCCGTCCAATTTGCCGACAAGGTGCTCCGCCGAGATATCGGGTGGCGAGAGTTGGCCCGCCGTGCCGGAGCTTCCTGA
- a CDS encoding cystathionine gamma-synthase, with protein sequence MSRIFDEDLQFSCGTRAVHAGQRPDPTTGAIMTPIFQTSTYAQDALGHNKGYEYARGKNPTREALERNIAALEGGTHGFAFASGMGTIDSIMKLFKSGDRILCADNMYGGTPRLFDRILANMGLGFTYVDTRDPQRVADAMTPDVKAVIVETPTNPLMWITDLAAVGEIARRHGALFIVDNTFATPVFQRPLEHGADIVFHSTTKYLNGHSDMVGGCAVVKDDDLAARLQFILNAAGAVPGPFDAWLVLRGTKTLHLRMAAHDANGRQVAAWLAERLGDERVYYPGLASHPHHALASRQMSGFGGMISIELGSREKAERVVNNLHLFTLAESLGGVESLVCHPATMTHASVPPERRQRLGIGDGLVRFSVGVEDVHDLVADIDHAFKGVA encoded by the coding sequence ATGTCGCGCATCTTCGACGAAGACCTGCAGTTCTCGTGTGGCACCCGAGCCGTCCATGCCGGGCAACGCCCCGACCCGACGACGGGCGCCATCATGACCCCCATCTTCCAGACATCGACCTACGCGCAGGACGCGCTCGGCCACAACAAGGGCTACGAGTACGCGCGGGGCAAGAATCCCACGCGCGAGGCCCTCGAGCGTAACATCGCCGCGCTGGAAGGTGGCACGCATGGCTTCGCCTTCGCCAGCGGGATGGGGACGATCGACTCCATCATGAAGCTGTTCAAATCCGGCGACCGCATCCTCTGCGCCGACAACATGTACGGCGGCACCCCGCGCCTGTTCGACCGCATCCTGGCCAACATGGGGCTCGGCTTCACGTATGTCGACACCCGCGACCCGCAGCGGGTGGCCGACGCGATGACGCCCGACGTGAAGGCGGTGATCGTCGAGACGCCGACCAACCCCCTGATGTGGATCACCGACCTCGCCGCCGTGGGCGAGATCGCCCGGCGGCACGGGGCGCTGTTCATCGTGGACAACACGTTCGCGACCCCCGTCTTCCAGCGCCCGCTGGAACACGGGGCCGACATCGTCTTCCATTCCACCACCAAGTACCTAAATGGCCACAGCGACATGGTGGGCGGGTGCGCGGTGGTGAAGGACGACGACCTGGCGGCGCGGCTGCAGTTCATCCTCAACGCCGCCGGGGCGGTCCCCGGGCCGTTCGACGCCTGGCTGGTCCTCCGCGGGACCAAGACGTTGCACCTGAGGATGGCGGCGCACGACGCCAACGGCCGCCAGGTGGCCGCGTGGCTGGCCGAGCGACTCGGTGACGAGCGCGTGTACTACCCGGGGCTCGCGTCGCACCCGCACCACGCGCTCGCCAGCCGCCAGATGTCGGGCTTCGGGGGGATGATCTCGATCGAGCTGGGGTCGCGCGAGAAGGCGGAACGGGTGGTCAACAACCTGCACCTCTTCACCCTGGCCGAATCGCTGGGCGGGGTGGAGAGCCTCGTGTGCCACCCCGCGACGATGACGCACGCCTCGGTCCCCCCCGAGCGACGCCAGCGCCTGGGGATCGGCGATGGGCTGGTCCGCTTCAGCGTCGGGGTCGAGGACGTGCACGACCTCGTGGCCGACATCGATCACGCCTTCAAGGGCGTGGCGTAG
- a CDS encoding DNA-formamidopyrimidine glycosylase, producing MPELPEVETIARELNARLSGRSILHVRVVRGDVLRGAFKDDLEHQCRGRRIERVWRRGKTAIISLSGGWHLLIQPRFTGAVLVDDAPASRRSETEPGESMELTLHVEPYAPADPYSVIEWELADGGRFRYRDVRRLGTVTLADDAALAHYCARIGVEPLDPEFAPDRLSGLLRGSRLAIKKALMDQRIVAGVGNIYANEALWRAGIDPSRAARALRRDEVERLHEALVTTLRASVLARGTTFRDYRDPSNRAGGFAAQLHAYGRGGEPCERCGTRLAETHAIDGRTTVFCHRCQH from the coding sequence GTGCCGGAGCTTCCTGAGGTCGAGACGATCGCGCGCGAGTTGAACGCGCGACTCTCCGGCAGGAGCATCCTGCATGTTCGCGTCGTCCGTGGCGATGTGCTGCGCGGAGCATTCAAGGACGACCTGGAGCATCAATGTCGGGGGCGGCGGATCGAGCGCGTCTGGCGGCGTGGCAAGACGGCGATAATCTCGCTGTCCGGCGGCTGGCACCTCTTGATCCAGCCGCGATTCACCGGTGCCGTCCTCGTGGACGATGCTCCAGCCTCACGGCGCAGCGAAACGGAACCGGGCGAGAGCATGGAGTTGACCTTGCACGTCGAACCCTATGCTCCGGCCGATCCCTACTCCGTCATCGAGTGGGAGCTGGCCGACGGCGGCCGGTTCCGCTACCGCGACGTGCGACGGCTCGGGACGGTAACGCTGGCCGACGACGCCGCGCTCGCCCACTACTGCGCGCGCATCGGTGTGGAGCCACTTGACCCGGAGTTCGCCCCCGACCGATTATCGGGGCTTCTTCGGGGGTCTCGGTTGGCGATCAAGAAGGCACTGATGGACCAGCGGATCGTGGCGGGAGTCGGCAACATCTACGCGAACGAGGCGCTCTGGCGTGCCGGGATCGACCCCTCGCGCGCGGCGCGGGCGCTACGCCGGGACGAGGTGGAGCGACTGCACGAGGCGCTGGTGACGACGTTGAGGGCGTCGGTGCTGGCGCGCGGGACGACCTTCAGGGATTATCGCGACCCCTCCAATCGCGCCGGGGGGTTCGCGGCGCAGCTGCATGCCTACGGGCGTGGCGGCGAGCCGTGCGAGCGGTGCGGGACGAGGCTCGCCGAGACGCACGCCATCGACGGGCGCACGACGGTCTTCTGTCATCGATGCCAGCACTGA